Genomic DNA from Channa argus isolate prfri chromosome 2, Channa argus male v1.0, whole genome shotgun sequence:
TGACGCATAGCTCGTGTTATATTACCAAAGTCTGATATCAGATTACTGTAGACAGCAGGTTGGGTGAAACCAAAGCTGCATTCAGAGCTCTGTGGCTCGAACAAACCAGGAACTGGGACtaacaaagttattttaaataaaataaggaagCTGACAGAGGGATTGCTGCTTTTGAAGAGCGTTACCATGGGTAAGAAGTCACAACGCTGGTTGCTGCTTTTCCTGTATTTGTCAGGGCTTTTTCACTGTTCAACCGCCTATGTTTTTTGGACGGCCTTGGTGGAAATAAGCTATGAGAAGAGCAACAATGTGACGGAGGACAAAATTTGTGAGTGTGGGGTGTATGGTCGTAACTCTCCCCTGGATGGAGCCTCGGGTATTGTTACACTTCCCATGGGAGACCCCAAAGGCTGTGGTTCAGATCCTTTCTACAACCGCAATTCCAGCTTTCCACCATGGATAGCCCTGGTTAAAAGGGGCAACTGTACCTTCAGTGAGAAGATCAATGCGGCCAAACGCCGAGGAGCAGCTGCTGTGGTGGTGTATAATGTGGATGGCAGTGGCAACAGCACTACTCACATGGCACACTCAGATGCAGATGATATTGTGGCTATTATGATTGGCAACACTCAGGGCATGGAGGTTGTCAACTTGGTAAAGAATGGGacagatgtttttatgttaatcGATGTAGGCAGCCCTCACGGACCCTGGATGGACACTTACTGGCTTTACTTCCTGTCCATTGCCTTCTTTATTGTGACAGCAGCCTCGATTGCCTACTTTGCATTTATCTCTGCAAACCGTCTCTACAATCTCAACATCCATAGACGTGCTGAAAAGAGGCTGAAATCTGAGGCAAAGAAGGCAATCAGGCTTCTGCAGGTACGCACGCTAAAGATAGGTGATGAGGAAATCACCTCTGACTCCCATATGTGTGCTGTTTGTATTGAATCCTACAAGGCAGGTGACGTGGTGACGGTGCTGACCTGTGACCACATCTTCCATAAATCCTGCATCGAGCCCTGGCTGCTGGAGAGGAGAACCTGCCCCATGTGTAAGTGCGACATCCTGAAGGCTCTGGGAGTTGAGGAGGAGACAAAGGAGGAAATCTCTGCTCAATCACCACCAGAGGTCACTGTGATCACAGTGACAGGAGCAGATAACATGTATGAAGTCCCACTGACTGAAACGCTGAGTCCTGACCCCGAGAGGCATCGCTATGACAACAGGGCCTTCGAGGGAGACTCAGAGGCTGCGAGATGATGAGCAACGGCAATGGAAACAACACAGCAACTAAGCAGGACACAATCAAAGTTCTTTTTTGAAGCACACATATTTTTCTAGGATACACTGAACCAGCAAGATATAATCAAACTTTAATCTTCCAACAGAGACAAAGCATGTCTTTTAATGGAAAAGATTAAAAATCTAAGAGTTTAAAATTTTAACTTGTGTAATTAGTTTGGAAGCCATTGCTTGTTGTCTTGGTTTAAGCTTGAAATTATTGGATGGTTATAAAGTTACCTTTAGATGGTTAGACAAGATGCCAGTGtcaaatttctgtttttcatagtaaagcagcagcaggtcaGTGCTGCTTAGGGAGGAGGTTCAGCAGGGCATTTGAATACATTATCCATTTGAAGTCAAGGCCAACTTTACTCCAACAAAAATCTTGTAGACATTAATCACTTACAGTTCCTCCCATGTAACTATTTTCGATCAAATTCAGTGCAGAATTAATTTCCCTTTAttctgttaatttaaaaaacttcaACTTTCTTGATGCTCCATTTAAATGAGATCATTGTTCAtttagatatttacatttttaggttAGGTTGAACAGACCCTTGACTGGGAAAACAACATAGCAAATATAGCACTAATGCTAAGAGAAAAACATTGCCAGAGAGGATGGGAATCTTAATAAAAACTGGTGTATAGGAAGCTGTTTACCACGCCACCATATAGTAATAGAAAGCCCCCCAGTTATACGGGAATGCAATAAATGTCATAGGACCGACTGTATAGGTGATATGCTTCCAAAAGTTGTCTTAACTGGTGGATCGcaggaaattaaataaattatgtactttcttttttttttttaaattatatcgAAGTTGATTTATCAATCATGACGTTCTGTTAATATAAAGATAATATATTTGTATAGCCATTTTCCTTCTCTAAACAGCTGATCTTCATGTTCACAGTTTTCAGGTTGAATTTTTGGGAATGTGTATTTAATCTCTGCGGTCTACCTCTATAGTCTTACAAGGGTACATTTTGGAACATATTTACAATTCCAAGATTAATTGTGTTGATAAATTCACTGTGTCACGATAAAGCTAAAGggctgttttgtttctttgtttgctgttgGGGATATGCTGATTGTGGTTATACTTTTTTCTATACTAAATCAGTTTCAGATTTGGATTCCAGGAGTCTTAAATTGTTATGTAAAAGTGACTAttactttctgttttaaatcacattGATGCTTATTAGAATGCAATAAATCCCTCAAAATGAGGCCAGCTTTATGAGAATATGTGCTTGTAAGAATAGTGTTTCTGCgttgtgtgagtgtgcaggTGTGTTACTTTGCCTCAGTCAGGTCTATGTGTAGTTAAGTGGTGTCTCACTTTCAGAGTAATGGTCTTGTTTCCAGTGACTGCTGGAGAGGAGTGAAACTGTAATTACCTTTGCACAGATGGGAGCTGATCTGCACACACCTTGAGCTTGAGCCAAATAATCATCATATCACATGTAAAAGGGCCTGGCTGAACAAGCAGAGAAATGCAGCTGTATGCTAATGGAatggaaatattgtttttcttgtccttGCATTGTTTTTAAGAGAACACCCGCAGTAAAATCTAcaataaaattgcaaatatgCTTTTGAATTTTTGTGAGAATCTTAAACGTTGTTTTTGGAGTCAGGGTACAAGTTTAGCACCTGATACACAGTAAATGAGCTCATTCTTTACAGAAGAGTGTGTCATTGTGAAAGAGGTGAGCGTGTGCAATATTTCACAAGGAAAAAGTCAACAAGGAAAAGATATTCATTCACTTGTTATATTTACAATTCTTCTTGAGGCATCTCAAGAGAGCTTGACAGGATGGGAACCACAAAGAGCCCGGTCACCCCTTTACCTAGTTCTCACATACCATTATTTaattacaaatgtgaaaaaaaattttttttttaaaactttttaaaaaattaaacacattttttttaatgtgaacttTTGTGGTCAGGTGCCTTAACTTTAATTTCTATACTGTATGTCCTATGACCAGAGGCTCCTAGACATTGGCCCCCACCCATTGACATGCAGGTGATAAATCTCTACAAGTTGGGCAACTTGAAGAAATGTGTATAAGCCATGACaacaaagttgtgtgtgtgggtatggGGTGtgggatatgtgtgtgtgtgtgtggggtggggggggtgaaGCAGGTTTATAAGTGGAGTCTTTATTCTCACGATGTTCCTCTTACCCATGGCAAGCAGCCTGTACTGGGTGTCAGGTCAGTGCTGTGAGCTCAGCATTCATAGGTCAGATGGTTATAGTGGTATCACAGGAAGACAGAGAATCAATACTGAACTAACTGGCCAGGCTGGGAATAACTGGCAAGCCCTGGGTAAGAGGCACGCTCTGCTCAGCGGTGGTGCTCCTCTGAtttattgcagttgttaagGAGAAAATTGAGTCAGAAGGTTTTCATTTAATGGCATACTAGTTTGTGGCGGCACTCTAATACCACAATTGACCTTCAGTTCCAGATAGGCATCAAGCAGTGGAATTAACTACTGTAGTGGCCTGAGAGCCTATCCGCTCCTGTACCGTCTAATCACAAAAAATATCTCATGTTTTCTTTAGCGACGAATAAACCCTAAACCTGTCTGGAGACTTGGGACTGATTAAACAAAAGAAGGAGCACTTTGTTTCTGGTTAAACAAACCAGAATGCTCAGGGTGTTGGCCTGTAATCCTTGCTGTGTCTCACTTTGCCCACGTGAAGGATTTTGGATAGGCCCacaacaccacctggtggtgaACACAGCTGAATTTGCGTTCCGTCCCAGCAACTGTAAAACTGCATGGTCAGAGGCCGCTTCAATCTTTTCAGTTTCGGTCTTCAGGTACCAGGGCAATTTCTTGCTTGAGTGTAAAGTACAGAGTAATAAATCCGGGCCATAATGAAATAGTGTACTGGCTGTATACTTTGAATCCCCAGTTGAAGAGTTCTACTGGTGTTTTTCAGTCTTCTTTAACCCCAacctatctatctgtctatgtgtgtgtctgtctttgtttctttgtgtctgtctgtacatccatgtgtcttctctctgctgtgcagctttcaaaaaaaaaaagaaagaatcttTCTACTTAAATTATAGCAGTTGGACTTCTGGCAGACTCTATTGGCCCTGACTGTCTGAGTAATTATCTTAACAAGGGAGGGAAATTTAAGTACAAAAAGTGCAGTAATAGAGAAATTAATTTAGTCAGTAAGTAAACCacgaaacatttttttttcttgttgcttaTGCAGACTGTCACAAGCCCTTGCATCTATATATAATCCTCCCCGTGTTATTTCATTGCCTTAGTGATGATAGGCTGttgatattaaaatatcaatataagGAAATCCAGTCACAGCTCTTTTCTTCCTTGCAGGGTTTACTGTATATGGTTCAGTTGTTCTTATCTTAAAAATTAGTTGATATTTTACAGATATTTCAAGTGGTTCACATTGGCTGAGTTGTTTGAATGCAGTAGCATGCGGGAATGTTTGCTGCCAGTATTATCTAATCTGGAAAAGTCTCCTTCACATGTTCTGAATGTATTTACTGCAATATTACCCTGGGTGTTTCAGGTTTGTCCAGGTCTGAGCGTGTGTTTGATGTGGTAAGCCTTTTCCTTCCTCTTGTTGTCCCTCTTACAGATCAGATAGTCCTGAGTGCACTGGACAAAACGACACTCATCCTGTGTCCTTGTCTTTGCTGCCCTACCCTGTCCTGTACTGTCCTTTGACATGTTGGCTGGCTCGACCTCTGTTGCTCTCTATTTCCTGCTCACAGACAGCAAAAGGGCAGGCGGCCTGGCATGTGACgctaaaggaaaagaagacgtAGCAAGAAACATCTTTTCCCGTCTGACTCAAAGTAACATGTGATGGTGATATCCAGGGTTTATCTGTGTCCCACAATGGGTTAAGAGATCATGTCTTAGGTGAAAAAAGGGGCAAAACGCGGCCTTTTTGGTATCAGTCCTTGTCATTTTACCTtgtcattcatttcaaatgttgATTGTGTGCTGTGGTTTATGTGACAAATGGGGTGCAATGATTAGAGGTCTGCCATCTACTGGAGAAATGTTATACGGACTAGCTGATTTCTCAGCTAGTCCGTATAACATTTCTCCAGTCTCTCCTTTCTCCTTTCATAAGATATGGTTCTCCTTTCATGATATTTTGAAAATTCAATGTGATGTCTTGATTTCTAGATTAGTTTGTCTATGCACatgcatatatatttatttgtttgtgattGGATTGGAGATGTGATAAAACTCATTTGTTGGCAATTTTTGGAAACTATTACTCGATAAACTGGACAGAAATTATTCTGTCCAAAAATAATTCTTTTGATctaatcaaaaaaagaaaaatgaagaaaaacaagcttaaaatgtgctgttttattGTCTTCTGTGGCAGCTTTTAGCTCTGGGAAAttggaaaatgagaaaatgaaataaaaaatgtagtttCCATAGTAGTTGTATCTATTTTTTTGCACGTCCTTCTGTGTGGTGTGAGACACATTTGCTTGTCTCCTCTGCTGGAGCAGATGCCAAACATTCCCAACATTTGTGAGTGTTATTACCTCAAAACATCTTGTCTGAACAcattcattaaacacacacacacacacacacacacacacacacacacagaaaagagataaaaaagagGAGCTCTATGTGCCTTAAGAGCAACCCACCTTTAAAGCAGAAAAGGTCTAAGAAATATGTCTCTTTTTACAAGCAGCCTCTGTCTCAACAGTCAACAAACTGAAGTGAACATGCACCTGTCTGGGACCAGCACAGTGTTTAACAAACCAATTTGCTCAGTATAAATCCAGTCTACAGTAATCGTGTACTTTTGCTGTCAATAGCCCTATTTGTATATTctatataaaaatgatttgtcaGCAGTCTTTGGCCTCAGAGATTGAGCTGTGCAACATCACACACTAGAAAAACATCCTATTGTCTCACTCTGAATGTTGATGGCCAGAGGCAAGGTTTCAACCAAAGTTTCCCCTAGAAGAAACTTCCACTCAGCACAGCTTGACAACACAAATCAATCATCAAGCTGCTTCTCATCAGCTCCTGCCATTTTCTGTAATGTTATTCATGCACGTCTTACTGGAGGCTCACTTTTCAGAAATGTCAATAGTTTGTGAAAGTGggcatatgtttgtgtgttagtgtgtgtgtgtgtgtgtgtgtgtgtgtgtcatgctcTTTTCCAGCACTCCATCCATCCAGTCTGATTAACTCCTCGTGTGTCCTGTTGCCTACAGCGATTAATTATTGACCCATTTGCTTAATTGCAAAGAGCTAGCaggacacaaagaaacacaaaggaaGCAGTTTGTGGGGATTTCAGGGGGTTATGTTTGTCTTCCACTTTTGATGTAAGGGAGGGAGCAGGTACGACAGAGGTAcgaaaaactaaaattaatgtCACTTGTGTTTGTGGCAAATGGGCTTCTGTGTTTCCTGTCCTATTGTGCACAGATATGTCTGTGATGAGTTGgtttatacagtgcatccagaaagtatttttccacattttgttatggtacagccttattccaaaatggataaaatacattatatgcCTCAAAGTAATGACATAATGACAGTGTGAAAGAAGTTCCTTTGAAATCGTTATGtattaaaaactataaacaaaagcaaaaaatcacatgtacataaacgTATTTCACATTGCCATTATGGGGTAATGTCTGttgaattttgaggaaaataatgaattttgatgcattttggaataaggctg
This window encodes:
- the rnf128a gene encoding E3 ubiquitin-protein ligase RNF128a produces the protein MGKKSQRWLLLFLYLSGLFHCSTAYVFWTALVEISYEKSNNVTEDKICECGVYGRNSPLDGASGIVTLPMGDPKGCGSDPFYNRNSSFPPWIALVKRGNCTFSEKINAAKRRGAAAVVVYNVDGSGNSTTHMAHSDADDIVAIMIGNTQGMEVVNLVKNGTDVFMLIDVGSPHGPWMDTYWLYFLSIAFFIVTAASIAYFAFISANRLYNLNIHRRAEKRLKSEAKKAIRLLQVRTLKIGDEEITSDSHMCAVCIESYKAGDVVTVLTCDHIFHKSCIEPWLLERRTCPMCKCDILKALGVEEETKEEISAQSPPEVTVITVTGADNMYEVPLTETLSPDPERHRYDNRAFEGDSEAAR